One genomic window of Bacillota bacterium includes the following:
- a CDS encoding aspartate-semialdehyde dehydrogenase has product MSKSIAIVGATGVVGQTLLKVLAERNFPLREVSLLASGRSAGKQYQFQGEQLTVREARAEAFAGVDIAFFCASGEVARALAPAAVAHGAVVIDNSSAFRLDDDVPLIVPEINAAAISGHRGIIANPNCSTIIMAVALKPLYDAVGLKRVVVSTYQAVSGAGIEAVEELKEQVLAFTEGRSVAAKILPTAAAKKHYQVAFNVIPQVDLFADHGYTKEEWKMVHETQKIFGNETIAITVTTVRVPVMWCHSLSINVETHRPLSVPQARELLGRSPGVVLLDDVDNQVYPMPIDFPDRDDVFVGRLRQDFSLPNAFNLWAVGNQLRKGAASNAVQIAEILK; this is encoded by the coding sequence TTGTCCAAAAGTATTGCTATCGTCGGTGCCACGGGTGTAGTGGGCCAAACTCTGCTTAAAGTCTTGGCAGAACGCAATTTTCCGCTACGTGAGGTAAGTCTTTTGGCCTCAGGTCGCTCGGCTGGCAAACAGTATCAGTTTCAGGGGGAGCAGCTGACCGTAAGAGAGGCCCGGGCGGAGGCCTTCGCTGGGGTGGATATCGCCTTTTTCTGTGCTTCGGGCGAGGTGGCAAGGGCGCTCGCGCCAGCTGCGGTAGCCCATGGGGCCGTTGTCATTGACAATAGTTCGGCGTTTCGCCTTGATGACGATGTGCCGCTCATCGTGCCCGAGATAAATGCCGCAGCAATTAGTGGTCATCGCGGTATTATAGCTAACCCGAATTGTTCGACCATTATTATGGCCGTCGCCCTAAAACCACTCTACGATGCGGTAGGCTTGAAGCGCGTCGTAGTATCGACATACCAAGCGGTGTCTGGGGCAGGCATTGAAGCGGTGGAAGAACTTAAAGAACAGGTACTAGCTTTTACAGAGGGCAGAAGTGTGGCGGCCAAGATTTTACCTACGGCTGCCGCCAAGAAGCATTACCAAGTAGCCTTTAATGTCATACCCCAAGTTGATTTGTTTGCGGATCACGGCTACACCAAGGAAGAGTGGAAAATGGTCCATGAAACGCAGAAGATTTTTGGTAACGAGACGATCGCCATTACGGTGACCACAGTCCGCGTGCCTGTCATGTGGTGTCACTCTCTTTCGATCAATGTAGAGACACATCGTCCCCTGTCTGTGCCGCAGGCGAGGGAGTTACTAGGCAGGTCTCCCGGTGTGGTACTCCTCGACGATGTCGATAATCAAGTCTACCCCATGCCAATCGATTTTCCGGATAGGGATGACGTTTTTGTGGGTCGTTTGCGACAAGATTTTAGTCTGCCGAATGCCTTCAATTTGTGGGCAGTGGGCAATCAACTTAGGAAAGGTGCGGCATCAAATGCTGTACAAATTGCCGAGATTCTCAAATGA
- a CDS encoding aminotransferase class I/II-fold pyridoxal phosphate-dependent enzyme, which translates to MSKSKWSQAIQAGKGIKMPRTLPTVQPIYQTSVFSFSSLEEVDQAFSGAEGTYIYSRYGNPTVQALEQALAALESGSDCIVTSSGMAATTATLLSLCSAGDHIIAAEDLYGGTQSLLERELSRFGISTTFIDATLPAKVEAGIRPNTKAIFVETISNPLMRLVDFSQLAMLKRAYKLKLVVDNTFASPMLCRPLEQGADLVVESLTKYINGHSDVTLGAVVGSADDIERVKPLHIQFGATASPFDAWLVMRSMGTLPLRMRQHTQNAHILADLLTGLPRVLRVHYPGLLGHPQHALAEKQLSGFGGMLSFVVEGGSYGAEQLVKALSMVDFVPSLAGVATTISHPAKTSHRGLTSLARARLGIDEGMLRVSVGLEDSADICADFAQALRHNA; encoded by the coding sequence TTGTCAAAAAGTAAGTGGAGCCAAGCCATACAGGCAGGTAAGGGTATTAAGATGCCGCGTACCCTTCCTACTGTGCAACCTATTTACCAGACTTCTGTTTTTAGCTTTAGCTCTTTAGAAGAGGTCGACCAAGCCTTTAGTGGCGCAGAGGGTACTTATATCTATTCGCGCTATGGTAATCCTACTGTGCAGGCCCTAGAGCAGGCCCTAGCTGCTTTAGAAAGTGGTAGCGACTGTATTGTCACTTCCTCAGGGATGGCAGCTACTACCGCCACGTTGCTGTCACTTTGCAGTGCGGGCGATCATATCATAGCTGCCGAGGATCTCTACGGGGGCACACAATCCCTACTAGAACGAGAGCTGTCTCGGTTCGGGATTTCGACCACCTTTATCGATGCAACTTTGCCCGCTAAGGTTGAAGCAGGCATTCGCCCTAACACGAAAGCCATTTTTGTCGAAACTATTTCTAACCCCCTTATGCGACTGGTAGATTTCTCGCAGTTGGCCATGCTTAAGCGGGCCTACAAACTGAAACTTGTCGTAGACAACACCTTTGCCTCGCCGATGCTGTGCCGGCCGCTTGAACAGGGGGCTGACTTAGTGGTGGAAAGTTTGACCAAGTATATCAATGGACACTCGGATGTCACTCTGGGGGCGGTAGTGGGCAGTGCGGATGACATAGAGAGAGTTAAACCGCTACATATTCAGTTTGGGGCCACGGCAAGTCCCTTTGATGCCTGGCTTGTCATGCGGAGCATGGGGACTTTGCCCCTGCGCATGCGGCAACATACGCAAAATGCCCACATTTTGGCCGATCTTTTGACGGGCCTACCGCGTGTGCTGCGCGTGCACTACCCGGGCCTGCTCGGTCACCCCCAGCATGCCCTGGCCGAAAAGCAGCTCTCTGGTTTTGGGGGGATGCTCAGCTTCGTGGTGGAAGGCGGCAGCTATGGTGCGGAGCAGTTGGTCAAGGCCCTCTCCATGGTAGATTTTGTGCCGAGTTTAGCCGGCGTGGCCACGACCATTTCTCACCCTGCCAAGACAAGCCATCGTGGGCTCACTTCCTTGGCTAGGGCTAGGCTCGGCATCGACGAGGGAATGCTTCGCGTTTCGGTTGGGCTAGAGGACTCAGCAGACATTTGTGCTGATTTCGCTCAGGCTTTGCGTCACAACGCATAG
- the pfkA gene encoding 6-phosphofructokinase: MMKIGVLTSGGDAPGMNAAIRAVVRKGLSEGLTVFGIRRGYAGLVAGDIARLDAGSVADTIHRGGTILRTARSPEFMTSAGFQSALAVLRDKQIEGLVVIGGDGSLQGAQKLYEHGVLTVGIPGTIDNDIPGTEECLGFDTAVNTAVEAMDRIRDTATSHERTFVVEVMGRNSGQLAVAAGIAAGAESILVPEVPLPLEEICARLKRGQERGKLYSIIVVAEGVGSGVAIGEYVANCSGLDTRVTVLGHVQRGGTPSARDRMLASRMGALAVELIKDKRGGLMVGVRAGAVVPMSITEALQSGPNFKHDLYKLAAILAQ; this comes from the coding sequence GTGATGAAAATTGGGGTGCTCACGAGTGGCGGCGATGCGCCAGGCATGAATGCCGCCATTAGGGCCGTAGTACGGAAGGGCCTCAGTGAAGGGTTGACAGTGTTTGGTATACGTCGTGGTTATGCAGGCCTAGTAGCGGGTGACATAGCTCGGCTAGATGCTGGGTCGGTGGCCGATACTATTCATCGCGGGGGTACAATTTTGCGCACCGCGCGTTCGCCCGAGTTTATGACGAGCGCGGGTTTTCAGAGCGCACTAGCTGTACTGCGCGACAAACAAATTGAGGGGCTTGTTGTCATTGGGGGCGATGGCTCACTACAAGGAGCGCAGAAACTGTATGAGCACGGCGTCCTAACGGTAGGCATACCAGGGACGATAGATAATGACATTCCGGGGACAGAGGAGTGTCTGGGCTTCGACACGGCGGTAAATACGGCTGTAGAGGCCATGGATCGCATTCGCGATACCGCGACCTCTCATGAAAGGACCTTCGTCGTGGAGGTAATGGGCCGTAACTCCGGGCAGCTGGCAGTAGCGGCAGGTATCGCCGCTGGCGCGGAATCAATACTGGTGCCGGAAGTGCCTCTGCCCCTAGAAGAAATTTGCGCGAGGCTTAAGCGTGGTCAAGAGAGGGGCAAACTCTACAGTATTATCGTGGTCGCTGAAGGCGTGGGGTCGGGCGTGGCCATTGGTGAATATGTGGCGAATTGTTCGGGCCTAGATACGAGGGTCACCGTTTTGGGCCATGTGCAACGCGGCGGCACCCCTAGTGCCCGCGATCGCATGTTGGCCAGTCGCATGGGTGCCTTGGCTGTGGAATTAATTAAGGACAAACGCGGCGGTCTGATGGTGGGTGTAAGAGCGGGTGCAGTTGTGCCCATGTCCATAACGGAAGCCCTCCAAAGCGGCCCTAATTTTAAGCACGACTTGTACAAACTCGCCGCGATTCTCGCTCAGTAG
- a CDS encoding MBL fold metallo-hydrolase, with protein sequence MATRPLMKLRVLGCYSPYPPADGAGPGYLLETESTKVLLDCGSGVVSQLGRVCDLTNGELSAVILSHLHADHFCDLLVLRYARFLSMRAGKATPLAVYAPSKPDLERASLPFLDTLSISTIQQDSSLSISEMKFDFAGTLHPYPALAIKATVDDRSMVYTGDTAWHDDLIDFCRGADTLLAEASFLEQNKGTNVALHLSARDAGRLAQMAGVKRLVLTHFHPAARLDLLLAEAEAQFAGEIILASTGLVLDI encoded by the coding sequence TTGGCAACTCGCCCTCTCATGAAACTTCGTGTGCTTGGCTGCTACTCTCCCTATCCTCCCGCAGACGGGGCGGGGCCCGGCTACTTGCTAGAGACTGAATCTACTAAGGTGCTGCTTGACTGTGGTAGCGGTGTCGTCAGCCAGCTAGGTCGCGTATGCGACTTAACGAATGGCGAGCTGTCGGCGGTTATTCTTAGCCACCTACATGCCGATCACTTTTGCGACCTACTAGTGTTACGCTATGCCCGCTTTCTAAGTATGCGCGCGGGCAAGGCAACCCCCCTAGCCGTCTATGCGCCTAGCAAACCTGATTTGGAACGCGCTTCACTACCGTTCTTAGATACATTGAGCATCTCCACGATTCAACAAGACTCGTCTCTTAGCATCAGTGAGATGAAATTTGACTTTGCCGGCACACTGCACCCCTACCCTGCCCTGGCAATTAAGGCTACGGTAGACGACCGCTCCATGGTCTACACCGGCGACACGGCTTGGCATGATGACTTGATAGACTTCTGTCGGGGAGCAGACACCTTGCTGGCCGAGGCGAGTTTTCTGGAGCAGAACAAGGGGACCAATGTGGCCTTGCATCTTAGTGCCCGTGATGCCGGTCGTTTAGCACAGATGGCAGGCGTAAAACGACTTGTTCTAACACATTTTCACCCCGCAGCAAGATTAGATCTGCTCCTAGCGGAGGCAGAGGCGCAGTTTGCCGGAGAGATTATTCTGGCGAGCACAGGCCTTGTCCTCGACATATAA
- a CDS encoding YibE/F family protein, whose translation MKILSLIGILLLLFMTTPTQAQTPVEPPLDPAMEEPAVEFARARVLLLEELPEEGGVDEFGFPLRSFRAELELVSGRFRGQVVEITHVLTGTPAYDIVIEEGDRVLVGVETVEGELQEVVIADYERDRSLYALTLLFAGMLVGLGGKKGLKSLLSLIVIGILILYVFVPFLLRGASPIVLSVAVSAMATIFTILLVGGVNRKSAAAILGTLGGVSVAGALAIVVGGATHASGLSGQEAQMLMFIPQGISFDFRALLMASIIIGALGAVMDIGMSISSAMTEIRRADPTLSRRALFWSGMNVGRDVMGTMANTLILAYTGGSLALLLLVTAYEVPFVRLINMDSIASEVLRALAGSVGLVAAIPVTALAAAWLMRPTAHHRP comes from the coding sequence TTGAAGATACTGTCTCTAATAGGGATACTTCTCTTGCTGTTCATGACTACCCCGACGCAGGCACAGACGCCTGTAGAGCCCCCGCTCGATCCGGCCATGGAAGAGCCTGCAGTAGAGTTTGCTCGGGCGAGGGTCTTACTATTGGAAGAACTCCCCGAAGAAGGTGGCGTCGATGAATTCGGCTTTCCCCTGCGTAGCTTTAGGGCTGAATTAGAGCTCGTTAGTGGGCGGTTTCGCGGTCAAGTTGTGGAGATCACCCATGTTTTGACTGGCACGCCTGCCTATGACATCGTGATCGAAGAGGGCGATAGGGTGCTGGTCGGCGTGGAAACTGTGGAGGGCGAGCTGCAGGAAGTCGTCATCGCAGACTACGAAAGAGATCGTTCGCTCTACGCCTTAACTCTGCTCTTTGCAGGTATGCTGGTAGGTTTAGGTGGCAAAAAGGGTCTTAAAAGTCTCTTGTCTCTAATCGTGATCGGGATATTAATCCTCTACGTATTTGTGCCTTTTCTCCTGCGGGGCGCGAGCCCCATCGTACTTTCCGTCGCTGTTTCGGCCATGGCAACTATATTTACTATTCTCCTTGTGGGGGGAGTAAACCGTAAGAGCGCTGCCGCCATCTTGGGTACTTTGGGCGGTGTGTCCGTCGCCGGTGCCTTAGCCATCGTTGTTGGTGGGGCCACGCATGCCTCTGGCTTGTCTGGTCAAGAAGCGCAGATGCTAATGTTTATACCGCAAGGCATTAGCTTTGATTTTCGCGCCTTGTTAATGGCTAGCATCATTATCGGTGCCTTAGGCGCGGTCATGGATATTGGCATGTCTATTTCTTCAGCGATGACAGAAATTCGCCGTGCCGACCCTACCCTGTCGCGGCGTGCGTTGTTTTGGTCGGGCATGAATGTAGGGCGCGATGTAATGGGCACCATGGCCAACACCCTGATACTCGCCTATACTGGTGGGTCGCTAGCACTGCTCTTGCTCGTTACGGCCTACGAAGTGCCCTTCGTGAGGCTTATCAACATGGACTCTATAGCCAGTGAAGTTTTGCGTGCCCTAGCAGGCAGCGTCGGCCTGGTTGCCGCCATTCCCGTCACGGCGCTGGCCGCAGCGTGGTTGATGCGTCCTACGGCCCACCACAGGCCCTAA
- the asnB gene encoding asparagine synthase (glutamine-hydrolyzing): MCGIVGFIDKAVSREEKVALLNAMTSCITHRGPNDSGCFVDDDVALGFRRLSIIDLAAGHQPMANEDETVWMTFNGEIYNYLELRTWLIERGHRFATLTDSEVIIHLYEELGMECTAKLRGMFAFVLWDTKTNTLHGARDRFGIKPFYYALQGQRLIYGSEAKAILTHPSITAKVNEQSLQHYFTFQFVPDPATLFEGIYRLPPSHYFSFTDGHLELKRYWHLEFKPADKPLDYFVEGTQHILSEAVRMHMMSDVPRGAFLSGGVDSSVIVALLKRQENLSTYSVGYNESKYDELSEARRTAEVLGTSHNEVKVDAKEFWQALPSIIWHMDEPVADPAACALYFVAERASRDITVVLSGEGADEVFGGYGIYREPAEVRKFGFVPKTLQALLAKGAHFLPEGTKGKDYVRRATTPLAERYFGNALIFTEEQKDKLLPFRSHRFLPTAVTAPYFAESAHLDEISQMQYLDFNTWLSGDILVKADRMTMAHSLELRVPFLDHHVVEFAATIPPHYKIAENMTKYVLRRAATDWLPQEVAYRPKRGFPVPTREWMKNEWLEDVRRLLSNSSAAQYINKEYALALLAEHVSGKKDNSRRLWAIIVFQLWFSTYIERPTL, translated from the coding sequence ATGTGTGGCATAGTTGGTTTCATAGACAAGGCAGTTAGCCGAGAAGAAAAGGTTGCTCTCCTAAACGCTATGACGTCGTGTATTACACATCGCGGCCCAAATGATAGCGGTTGTTTTGTTGATGACGATGTAGCCCTCGGCTTTCGCAGATTGAGCATCATAGACCTCGCTGCAGGACACCAGCCCATGGCCAATGAAGACGAGACCGTGTGGATGACTTTTAACGGCGAAATCTACAACTATCTTGAACTACGCACTTGGCTAATTGAACGCGGCCACCGCTTTGCTACGCTGACTGATAGCGAGGTAATTATTCACCTCTATGAAGAGCTTGGCATGGAATGTACTGCTAAGTTGCGTGGCATGTTTGCCTTTGTGCTGTGGGACACCAAGACCAACACCCTGCACGGAGCGAGAGACCGCTTTGGCATCAAGCCGTTTTACTATGCGCTACAGGGGCAACGCTTGATCTACGGTTCCGAAGCCAAGGCGATTCTTACCCACCCCAGCATAACGGCCAAGGTCAATGAACAGAGCTTGCAGCACTACTTTACTTTTCAGTTTGTACCCGACCCTGCTACCCTGTTTGAGGGCATTTACCGCTTGCCGCCGTCACACTACTTTAGCTTTACGGATGGCCACCTCGAGCTTAAACGCTACTGGCATTTAGAATTTAAGCCCGCAGATAAACCCTTAGACTACTTTGTCGAGGGCACGCAACACATCCTAAGTGAGGCGGTGCGGATGCACATGATGAGCGACGTACCGCGAGGGGCCTTCCTCTCGGGCGGAGTTGATTCTAGCGTGATCGTGGCCCTGCTCAAGCGTCAAGAGAACCTATCTACATATTCTGTGGGCTACAATGAGTCTAAGTACGATGAGCTTTCCGAGGCGCGCCGCACGGCCGAAGTGCTGGGAACTTCGCACAACGAAGTCAAGGTAGACGCCAAAGAATTTTGGCAGGCACTACCTAGCATTATCTGGCACATGGACGAGCCTGTTGCCGATCCTGCTGCCTGCGCCCTCTACTTTGTGGCCGAAAGGGCCAGCCGCGATATCACGGTGGTACTAAGTGGTGAGGGCGCGGATGAGGTCTTTGGAGGCTATGGCATTTACCGCGAGCCGGCGGAAGTGCGCAAGTTTGGTTTTGTTCCCAAAACACTACAAGCCCTGCTGGCCAAAGGGGCCCATTTCCTGCCGGAGGGCACTAAGGGCAAAGATTATGTCCGCCGCGCCACGACGCCCCTAGCAGAGCGTTATTTTGGAAATGCCTTGATTTTCACCGAAGAGCAAAAGGATAAGCTCCTACCCTTTCGTTCCCACCGCTTCCTACCTACGGCGGTGACTGCACCCTATTTTGCCGAGAGCGCTCATCTGGACGAAATTTCGCAGATGCAGTATCTTGATTTTAACACTTGGCTTTCGGGCGATATCTTGGTCAAGGCCGATCGCATGACCATGGCGCATTCACTTGAGCTGCGCGTGCCATTTCTCGATCACCATGTAGTAGAATTTGCGGCCACCATTCCCCCCCACTACAAGATTGCCGAAAACATGACTAAGTACGTCTTGCGACGCGCTGCCACCGACTGGCTGCCACAGGAGGTTGCTTACCGACCCAAACGAGGCTTTCCTGTTCCAACTCGCGAATGGATGAAGAACGAGTGGCTCGAGGATGTGCGCCGACTGCTTAGCAACAGCTCTGCGGCACAGTACATAAACAAGGAGTACGCCCTCGCACTACTTGCGGAGCATGTTAGCGGAAAAAAAGACAACAGCAGAAGATTGTGGGCCATAATCGTGTTTCAATTATGGTTTAGTACCTATATCGAGAGGCCTACACTCTAA
- a CDS encoding DMT family transporter: MTPKLGYAAIAVSSLCFGFLGSLGKFGFALGYTPLTLLTVRFTLAALMMWAVALVVGLGKYAVTPQLQPYLIAQGVAYAGTSLGFFLALRHLPAGLVSIVFYVHPLVTIIFASLLWKERLGRSVLIAALLAVLGTALVSQDGSTNFSTGMVGFAWVAFAAFAYSAFTLLGQKSTRQLNALVVTTYSITYCALFLIVLNPPLYMFDGSLTAAMWLIGLFIGLVSSVLAILLYIVGVKAIGAAKASIASALEPLSGVFIAALLLGEELRPLQWLGVLTVIVAVFYLQRGALDDPRHREVAPTNRA; encoded by the coding sequence ATGACGCCTAAGCTTGGCTACGCGGCTATAGCGGTCTCTTCTCTCTGCTTTGGTTTCTTGGGCTCCCTAGGCAAGTTTGGCTTTGCCTTGGGCTACACCCCCCTCACTCTCCTTACCGTGCGCTTTACATTGGCTGCGCTCATGATGTGGGCTGTCGCCCTGGTCGTGGGCCTAGGCAAGTATGCTGTGACACCTCAGCTTCAGCCGTACCTCATAGCTCAGGGTGTGGCCTACGCCGGAACCTCATTAGGATTCTTCTTGGCTTTACGGCACTTGCCGGCTGGCCTGGTGAGCATAGTTTTTTACGTCCATCCACTTGTAACTATCATCTTTGCGAGCCTGCTCTGGAAAGAACGCCTGGGGCGCTCGGTCTTGATCGCTGCCCTGCTCGCGGTGCTAGGAACTGCCCTCGTGTCTCAAGATGGCAGCACAAACTTTAGCACCGGAATGGTCGGCTTTGCTTGGGTGGCGTTCGCAGCGTTCGCTTACAGTGCCTTTACTCTGCTCGGGCAAAAATCTACACGTCAGCTAAACGCCTTGGTGGTTACTACATATTCTATCACTTACTGCGCTCTCTTCTTAATCGTTCTCAATCCACCGTTGTACATGTTTGATGGCAGCTTAACTGCTGCTATGTGGCTGATCGGGCTGTTCATTGGTCTCGTTTCCTCAGTCCTCGCCATCCTTCTCTACATTGTAGGTGTCAAGGCTATTGGCGCAGCCAAGGCCTCAATCGCCAGCGCTCTAGAACCTTTAAGTGGGGTATTTATCGCGGCGCTGTTGCTCGGTGAAGAACTCCGTCCCCTACAATGGCTCGGGGTTCTTACCGTCATTGTGGCGGTCTTTTACCTGCAGAGAGGGGCTCTCGACGACCCCCGCCATAGAGAAGTGGCACCTACCAATCGAGCATAG
- a CDS encoding aldo/keto reductase, whose protein sequence is MEYRTLGLTGLTVSRLGLGGIPIQRATQEVAAEMIAVCHDLGINFIDTARGYRDSEEKLGKALQSRRSSFYLASKSARRDAEGFRQDLELSLKLLQTDYIDIYQLHMVSAFDVWEQVQAKDGALSALLAAREQGLVRFIGVTSHNNDVLEVIIKSNLFDTAQFPLNVVESQFVGSLTLSRELKMGTIAMKPLAGGALQRADLALRYLLPSDIDTLIPGMDTVEQLHANYRALELGALSPQELTELEADAKSLGEDFCRRCEYCLPCPQGIRIPTLFILEGYTSRYGLQEWARERYAGMPVHADDCTECGLCEQRCPYGLSIRRKLKTTAEVFRQT, encoded by the coding sequence ATGGAGTATCGTACACTTGGGTTGACAGGCCTCACAGTGTCAAGACTAGGTTTAGGGGGCATACCAATTCAGCGTGCCACACAAGAAGTTGCCGCTGAGATGATTGCCGTTTGTCACGACCTAGGGATTAATTTTATAGACACAGCTAGAGGTTATCGCGATAGTGAAGAAAAATTAGGCAAGGCTTTGCAGTCGAGAAGAAGTTCTTTCTACTTGGCCTCAAAATCTGCACGACGCGATGCCGAAGGTTTTAGGCAGGACTTAGAGCTTAGCCTTAAACTGCTGCAAACAGACTATATTGATATCTATCAATTACATATGGTCAGTGCGTTTGATGTCTGGGAGCAAGTGCAGGCTAAGGACGGAGCGCTATCCGCACTTCTCGCCGCCCGGGAACAAGGCTTAGTGCGATTCATTGGTGTTACCAGTCATAATAATGACGTTCTCGAAGTAATAATTAAGAGTAATCTCTTCGATACAGCGCAGTTTCCCTTAAATGTGGTCGAGTCGCAGTTTGTAGGCTCATTGACCTTGTCTCGAGAGCTAAAGATGGGCACTATAGCTATGAAACCGCTCGCGGGTGGTGCTCTGCAACGAGCCGATCTGGCTTTGCGCTACCTTCTGCCAAGTGACATCGACACGCTTATACCCGGCATGGATACGGTGGAACAGCTACACGCGAACTACAGGGCTCTAGAGTTGGGCGCTTTATCGCCACAGGAGTTGACTGAGCTAGAAGCCGATGCCAAGTCTCTCGGAGAAGACTTTTGCCGGCGGTGTGAATACTGCCTGCCCTGTCCACAGGGCATTCGTATTCCTACACTATTCATTCTCGAAGGTTACACCAGTCGCTATGGGTTGCAGGAATGGGCACGCGAGCGGTACGCAGGGATGCCTGTCCATGCCGATGATTGCACCGAATGCGGCCTCTGCGAGCAGCGCTGTCCGTATGGGCTCAGCATACGACGCAAGCTCAAAACGACGGCAGAGGTTTTTCGACAGACTTAA
- a CDS encoding GNAT family N-acetyltransferase — protein MRIRVLGESDIDLYFAVRLRGLKTNPEAYGSTYEREVQFTPDEKASRIRATDNKFVLGAFNNVDSLIGIVTFVRNEGSKDRHKGNVFGMYVVPESRGQGVGKALVRELLENAGQLPGLEQLHLAVVADNAPAKALYLSLGFKTYGVEPNALLHEGRYYDEELMVYKC, from the coding sequence ATGAGGATTAGAGTATTAGGCGAAAGTGATATCGACCTGTATTTTGCGGTAAGGCTACGCGGGCTTAAGACCAACCCTGAGGCGTATGGCTCGACTTATGAGCGAGAAGTGCAATTCACGCCTGACGAAAAAGCATCACGGATTAGGGCTACAGACAACAAATTCGTTCTCGGTGCTTTTAACAATGTCGATAGTTTAATTGGCATCGTGACTTTCGTTCGTAATGAAGGCAGCAAAGACAGGCACAAGGGTAATGTTTTCGGGATGTATGTAGTACCAGAGAGTCGAGGACAAGGTGTAGGGAAGGCTCTGGTAAGGGAACTATTAGAAAATGCTGGGCAACTTCCAGGTCTAGAACAATTACACCTAGCAGTTGTAGCGGACAACGCCCCCGCCAAAGCGCTGTACCTGTCGTTAGGCTTTAAGACCTATGGCGTAGAGCCTAACGCCCTCTTACATGAAGGCCGGTATTATGACGAGGAACTGATGGTGTATAAATGCTAG
- a CDS encoding GrpB family protein translates to MLVHRLTVVPYDPLWRVAYATEAEQIRHILRELLVEVHHIGSTAVDGLCAKPVIDIMPVVTNITSVDQRNLEFEAIGYECMGEFGIP, encoded by the coding sequence ATGCTAGTTCACCGTTTAACTGTAGTCCCCTATGACCCCCTGTGGAGGGTAGCATATGCCACAGAGGCGGAGCAAATCAGACATATCCTACGAGAATTGCTGGTGGAAGTTCATCATATCGGGAGCACCGCTGTAGATGGCCTTTGTGCCAAGCCGGTAATTGATATCATGCCTGTAGTGACAAATATCACCTCCGTGGATCAGCGCAACCTGGAATTTGAGGCTATCGGTTACGAGTGCATGGGGGAGTTTGGTATACCCG
- the surE gene encoding 5'/3'-nucleotidase SurE, giving the protein MHILVTNDDGIHAPGIRALASALRQLGTVSVVAPDRERSATGHAITVHRPLRARHLALDFADQAFAVDGTPADCVKLALEAELVLRPDIVVSGINRGANLGTDVLYSGTVSAAIEAAMLGLPAIAISLDDLRNTHYEPAAEFACYLAKTWHNRDLPPDTLLNVNWPKNTPSQVFVTNLGRRRYSNTFDKRQDPLGRDYFWMCNNVVDDLTPHTDVWAVAAGHVSVSPIHFDLTNYRLVAEVGNWQLALS; this is encoded by the coding sequence TTGCATATCTTGGTGACCAATGACGATGGCATTCATGCCCCTGGCATTAGAGCTCTGGCCTCCGCCCTCCGCCAACTTGGCACAGTTTCTGTGGTGGCGCCAGATAGGGAGCGCAGCGCGACTGGGCATGCCATAACCGTGCATCGCCCTCTACGGGCGCGTCATCTCGCGCTAGACTTTGCCGACCAAGCTTTTGCCGTCGACGGCACCCCGGCCGATTGCGTCAAGTTAGCCCTTGAAGCAGAGCTTGTCTTACGACCTGACATCGTTGTTTCCGGCATCAACAGGGGGGCCAATTTAGGCACAGATGTACTTTACTCGGGCACAGTGTCGGCCGCTATAGAAGCGGCGATGCTCGGGTTGCCCGCCATCGCCATATCTCTAGATGACCTGCGCAATACCCACTACGAACCGGCTGCGGAATTTGCCTGTTACTTGGCCAAAACCTGGCACAATCGCGACCTACCCCCAGATACATTGCTCAACGTCAACTGGCCCAAAAACACTCCCTCCCAAGTATTTGTCACCAACCTTGGTCGGCGCAGGTACAGTAACACCTTTGACAAGAGGCAAGACCCCTTGGGCCGCGACTATTTTTGGATGTGCAATAATGTGGTAGACGACCTCACCCCCCATACCGATGTTTGGGCTGTAGCCGCAGGCCATGTCTCGGTGTCGCCCATTCACTTTGACCTGACCAACTACCGGCTAGTGGCTGAAGTCGGCAATTGGCAACTCGCCCTCTCATGA